A segment of the Lolium perenne isolate Kyuss_39 chromosome 3, Kyuss_2.0, whole genome shotgun sequence genome:
TGGAGCTTGAAAAACTAAGGAAAAAGAGAGATGAAATTCAAAAGTGAGCCTTCATACCTTGTCTTTGTCCAGTCGTTTTCGACAACAGTAAGGTCGCGTTGTTAATTCTGCCATATCGGTAATAACATGGTTTATTATCTGAACACGCAGGCTACAGCATGCCCTGTCCCAGAAGATGGACGCATCAGGTTACAGAGAGAAGGCTCCGCCCAGTGTTCAAGAGGAGGACATGAGGAAGCTCACTGCTTTCCTGGAGCAACTGCAGGTCATCAGTGAAGCTGAGAAGAAACTAGATGCGTAAACCTGGCAATGCTCGAGTCGGCCACTCCGTTTCTGTTGATTGTGAACAGGCATTTTTTTTTGTGAAATTGATTACATACATTTTTTTGCGGATGGTGGAGCTCTGCTCACATTTATAGAAGTTCAAATGGGACAATGAAACTCCAGTCTCCTGCAATTCACTTAACCTCTTAGGCCCTGTTCGGCAGGGGagtatttttgtgttttggggtGTCTTAACCCACAGGTTTTGGGTTGTTCCACCCGGTCCACCAAAAACACTTCAATCCACTTCCTCCTTAATTCCCTTCTCAATTTTACTCTTCGGCAAGCACAGGGATAAGACACTAGTTTTGTGCCAATAAAACTCCAATTTTTATACCAGATTTTCAGTGCCTTTTCTATTACAATATCCGTGCATGGTTGATGCATTACAATAACACAGTAGCTCATGCATTAGAATAACATGAAATAACTCTAAAACCAGAGTGTAATATCCTAAAATTTGTTGATGCAATAAGTACAGGAGGATTACTGATGCATTACAATAACTTATAAGGCAAGTCGTATCGGTCTAAACCAGACTACAATAATTCTGCCACAACCCTCAACATTGAACATGAAGTGCAAACATAATTTAGCTAACTACTCCGACACACCGACACACTTTTGAGAAGACATCAAATTCATTGTAGTTACTGCCTGCCTGAGATCATGGTCTTGTACCATACCGTGCCAGCGGCCTCAACCTCCTAAAACAAAAAAAGTAGATAGTTAAAAAAAAGGTTTTCATTTATAGGGAGGAACACACTATACACTAAAATTCAGTAGCTGTCCAGATACTTGTATTGCCTACTTGTTCTATGGAAGAGTACCAGGTTGTACATACAAATTTAAGCATATCTACAGAGAAGAAGTAACAAATCTATTACTAGGTATCCCTTTAAATATGGTATCCCTGTACCTCTGAAGCAAAACAAATCTATCTTTGTAGCCAGTAAATAGAAACTGAGACGCAAATATCTTGGGAAGAATTAGAAATTAGGTAGCATTGCTCGCGATTTGGCACCAGAATTAAGGCATTCAGTGCCAATTTTCGAACACGCACTTCTGATGACAACTTCAATAGCTAGCAGCGGGAGAAGATAGGTAACATTAGATTGTTGTTCAGTAATTTGAACTACTGAAAACCTAAACTATTGCACACAGCTTGAACTAAACGGGTACAACAATGATGAGCAGAGGTTCACTAAACCTGACTTGAATTTTTGGAGACAGCCAAACAGGCAGTAGCTATCGATTCTAAATTCTAGTTTAGAGGAAATTAAGCATTGCCACCAATCCAATAACTCTGAAGATATTGAACAGGCCAAGTTAGTTATTTCTTAGAACATAAGGTAATAATTGTAGTCAGTTGAACTGCTTTTGCATTCGTCTTTCGATGTTCATGTACGAGCCTTGATGATGGCAATCAACCAGAGAGTTTACAGCCTATAGTTCCAATTTAAAAAAATTACTACACAGGGAACAAGCATGCAAATTAAGATTGAATTCCATAATTTAGGATAGGGAATGGAGCAGAGGAACAGATAAGGAACAAAGGAGCAGACCTTTCGCTGCTTTCCATAATATGTAGAGAATTATGATGAAGGATTAAAGAGGCAAAAACTGTGGCCTTTAATTAGGCAGAGGCGTACCTATCTGACTTTTAAGCCAAGCCAGAGCACTTCCATCTTTCTCTGCAACAGCATTGATGAAAATCTCACAACTTTTTGGACATCTGAAGATATCATAGCATTTGACTTTCAAATCCCCTGTGACCCCTTCCAAGTTTCTCAACTCTGCCATGCATCTGGTAATTGAGAAATCCACTGTATCATCCTTGttgctttctttttctttgatatCAACAAATCTCTTCATCACTCCCACTAGAGCATCTCCACTACTCTGATTGGGCTTCTTAGGACTTCGCTTGGGCTTCTTAGAAATCTTCAGCTTCTCTTTTGCAACACCAACAGCACTTGTGGATTCGTCTCTTTCAGAAGTCACTTGGAAATCCTCATCTACAGGCACCACCTTCTCCAACTCTCTTCCATTATCATGCTCACCATCACTTTCTATAGTTGTGATTTCCTCATCTCTCTCTGATGGCTCAGCCATAGATGTGAAGTTGAGGTTCCCCTCTGCAATTTGACCTATAAAAAGGATGTGAGTAACCAAGCAACGGTTGTAGGTGATTGTCAAGATGATTGAACTTACTTTCATACAGTGATCCAAGCAAATCATAGAGAGGGAAATATCCATTTTTCCTGAACTTCTTGATTCTTTTGCCGAAAGACTGCAACAATAAGACAAATGAAGTGATCTCATGAATGAATGTCATTATGATAGACCAAATTTTTATACCAAGAGTAGGTGAGAATGAAACAACTTACAATTTCTAAGTTATCCCAAAGGTGTGGCTCTGCTTGTATCATGCATCTCTCCTCGTCCCACCCGACGCCACTCTGCTTCCTTGCATCCCTCAACATCCTATAGTCTCTCTTGAGATCCTTTTCTTTGTCTTGGACTCTGTCAGATAGACTAAGACTGCAATCTTCACGACCTTGTAATCTTAAGAATATGCCTTTACTTACTGTTCTAATAATGCACAATTGTCTTAGTTTTAGTTTCCAGACAGACTCACGTTTCCATCTGTATCCCCAGATCTTAACCCAGTGTGAATTGACACATCCTATGCACCAGTGTGAAGTACATACCTTACATTTCATAGCAAATCTATCTTACTGTCCCCACATATTCATGTTTTTTtaccaaaacaaaacaaaaatctcAATTTCTTTGCTGCTAAGCAACATACCCAAACAGGGAAAAAATTGCATCTGTCCAGACGCGAAACCATGCTGCTGCCAAGGACAAAACATGAATGGAGAAATAAGACACGAGAACAGCGAATGTAAAACAAATTTCTTCTTAACCCTAGGTGAAGAACGGATCTCACAGGATATGACTTACAGGATAAAACTCCAGCTCGGCCGGAGAAGATGGACGACAGAGCGATCTTGGGCGGATACGGAGCGATCTTGGCCGGTGATCTTGGGCAGCGATCTTGGGCGGCGACGGAGC
Coding sequences within it:
- the LOC127339409 gene encoding uncharacterized protein; translated protein: MLRDARKQSGVGWDEERCMIQAEPHLWDNLEISFGKRIKKFRKNGYFPLYDLLGSLYESQIAEGNLNFTSMAEPSERDEEITTIESDGEHDNGRELEKVVPVDEDFQVTSERDESTSAVGVAKEKLKISKKPKRSPKKPNQSSGDALVGVMKRFVDIKEKESNKDDTVDFSITRCMAELRNLEGVTGDLKVKCYDIFRCPKSCEIFINAVAEKDGSALAWLKSQIGG